TATGTTGTCGGGCGACGTGATCTTGATGTTTGACGGCACCGAAATTGCGGATACGCGCGAGTTGGTCACCATCGTCGGCAATTCGCCGGTTGGCAAATCTGTCCCCGTCCAGGTGCTGCGCGCAGGCGAAATGGAAGACCTGACCGTCGTGCTGGGCCGCCGTGAAACCGCCGAAGCGGCGGGCACCGACCCTCAGCCCGAAGCGATGGAACCCGCCATGACCGATCTGATGGGCATGACCCTGTCCGAAGTCACACCGGACCTTGTGCAGGAATATCAGCTTGGCAAAGGTGACGGTCTTGTGGTGACGGATGTTGCGGCCGATAGCGAAGCGGCAGAAAAAGGTATCCTTGCCGGCGATCTGATCACCGAAGCGGGCCAGCAAAAGGTCGCCACGCTGGGCGATCTTGAGGCGCGTATCGTCGAAGCCGAGGAAGCAGGGCGCAAGTCGATCCTGCTGCTGATCCGGCGCGGCGGTGATCCACGCTTCGTGGCGCTTGGCCTGGAGTAAGACTGTTTTGACCACCGCACAAAGGGCGTCCCGCGGGGCGCCCTTTTTGTTTGGCGAGTGACGCAAATTTTGCAGGTTCATGCCGCGCGTGCCTTGATTCCGTGCAAGGCCCCAAACCTTGACGCATCGCCCCACCACACCTATCTACGCTCACAGGTTCGGAATGCCTGCCGCTCGCCCCCCTTGGGGATGGTGAAATTCCGCCACGATCCCACGGCTTTCAACAGACATTGTTGGCAGACCGGCAATGCGAGCCCCGATCACTGGTCCAACGTCACGTTGAAAAGGCTGATAATATGCAGACCAATACCATTGCGACCCTTAAGGATCAGGCCCGCCGTTTGCGCGCAGACCTGACCAAGCGCGGCCACGACACGACCCATTCGCAAGCGCTTGAAATGCTGGCCCATCAGATGGGACAGCGCGACTGGAACACGCTTGCCGCGCTTGCGCAGCGCGCCAACGCACCTGCGCCACTGACCCTTGGGGCGCGGATCGCCGGGCGCTACCTTGGCCAGGATGTCGCGGGCACCGT
This portion of the Octadecabacter sp. SW4 genome encodes:
- a CDS encoding glyoxalase superfamily protein; amino-acid sequence: MQTNTIATLKDQARRLRADLTKRGHDTTHSQALEMLAHQMGQRDWNTLAALAQRANAPAPLTLGARIAGRYLGQDVAGTVLAIAAHAGLTRLTIKLDEPVDVVRFDSFSSLRRRITVSLNDAGVTPQRTSDGQPHFVRLAA